The window AACCATTAAAATTATCAACTAAAGTAACAATATAACCTTGTTCAGTTACCTCTGCGCTACCTAAAACGGCCCGATAAACTTCGCCCGATGCCCAAACTACAATATTACTTAAATGAATTTGGTGAACACCAAGCATACCATAATTAAATTGTTCATATATATTTACTTCTGGGTTGTAAAAAGCCGGTTCGCCGTCTGGCATAAAAAAATTTAATCTGGTCTGAAACCAAGCCGCTTCGTTATCGGCAGGCAGTTCCAGCCAAACACCAATAAGGGCTCTGCCCAGCTCTGTTAATTGCTCCGGCGATAAATTGGCCAGCGGTTCAACGGGCGGCTCATCTATAATGGGCTCTGCCAACGAAAGAGGTTGCTGAGCCATAACACTTATAGGAGCAACTTCTTCTGCTCTTAGTACTTCTAGCGCCTCAACGGCCGTTTCGTTCCCGCCGCAAGCAATCAGAGTAAAAATAATTAATAACCATATTTTTGTTAAAGATTTTAAAATCATTCAAACTCACCTTCTTTAGCTAGCCGGGCAAGGCCAATTAAAAAAATGGCCGGTAAATATTTATCATAATTTCTTTTATTAAATAAAGTAGTAATAATGGGGATAGTTAAGATGGCAGTAATACCCAAACCGATAGGTCCAAAAAAGATGCCGGCAAAGCGGCTTAAGCCGGCCGCCGCCGCTACCGTTAAGGTTTTACCAAAAAGCATAGCGTTAATTAAGCCGGCTACTCGTACCAATAGCAAGCCAAAACTAGCCCCCATAATGGTACGCGCCGCTACCAATCCGCCTTGTATTAAGGCTGCACTCACTTGACCGGCCAAATCGGTATCAACACCTTTGTGTTTTAAAAAATCATCGATATTTTTGGCAAACTCCTTTTGCGTAGCGTTATCCATCGTTTTAATAAGGTTATCCATCAGGCTTTCGGTAACAAAACGCTCACGCTCGTAAGCGCCGGCTAAAGTATTCGCTTTTTCTTTAAAGTTAGGCTTTTTTAACTTTAAAGGCTTAAGAATGGTCTTTTTAATAATTAAATCTAGCTGCTTACCGTAGCTGCGCGGGTAACCTTTTAGCCGGTCGGCAAAACCAACACCCTCTTTAAAGGCAGCGTAAAGGTAGCGCGCTACCGTAGCCCCGCTTACCTTGTTGCCAAAAGTGGCCAACTGAAAATCCGACTCTACCAAACGGCCGGCCTCTTGCGGTAAATCTTTACCATAAGTAATAATAGCCCTAAGCATACCGCGCTCGGCCGGTTGCATAGTGTTTACAATAGCAAAGGCTTGTAATAAATTGGGGGACACAGCCATTTTGTTTACTCCTATCGCTGCTGCCATAACCTGCACTTAAAAGGCGTTATAGCTTGTAGTTATTCCTTGACAAATAATAGATGGTTATGTTATATTTAACTTATAAAAACTGAGGCTAGCTGATGCTAACCTCAGAAAATTTAAGGCTATACGTTAATATAACCTTTGTACGACTACGAGCATGAAGATGATGACTAACAGTGCTCGTAGTATTTTTTTGCCTACGTACATTTTGCTTACCTCCTCAATAAAAATTGAAGCGGTACGCGGCTATTCGCCATTTGGCCTTTATAGGCTTAATTATAGTTTAGCACATAAAAATTATTTTAACAAGCTGGCAGCGGCTTACATAGCGGTTCTATCTCTTTTTTTGTAAACGGTTAAATTAATACTCCAAACCCGGAAACACCAGCTGCACTATGCGCAGTAAATCTTGGTCCCCATACAAATAGTTAAAAATTAAAGCGTGGGTTAGCACAAATTTTACATAGCTGCGGCTTTCGTTAAAAGGTACGGCCTCTACGGCTAGTTCGGGCGGTAAATCGGTAAAGCCGCGCAGCCAAGTACGGATACGGGTGGGGCCGGCGTTATAACCTAATAAAATACGCCAAAGCCCCTCGCCATCTAGGCGCGGTTCCAGCCAGTTAAAGTAGGCCGCCCCAAAACGTAAATTGGTTAAAGGGTCGGTTAAATCGGGGTTGGTAATACGTACCAAATGGTTCATATCACCGGCGGTACCGGTCATTAATTGGGCAAGGCCGATGGCCCCGGCGTGCGACCTAATTTCGTGCATAAAGCCCGATTCTTGGCGCACAAGGCCAAACATAATATCTATATCTACACCGGCTTCGGTGGTAGCGTACAGCATTTCATCAAAGTAAACGCGTGGGTATAAAATGGTGTAATCGGTAAAATTAGGAATAAAATCGGCGCGTAATCTGGCGCGTGTCATAGCGTTAATGGCCGCTAAAAATTGTTCTTGCTCGTACAAAGCTAAAGCCGTTATCCGCAAGCCATCGGTGGTAAGGCTATCGCGCCTAGCATTAAAACGGCTGGTTACGGCAGCGCCAATATCGCCGCGTAAATTAAGGTCGTAATAAAAAAAGCCTAAGGCATAAAGGTCTAGGCTAATGGGCAGCGGTCCATGAGCGTTACGGGCAAATATTTCGCGGCTCAGGCGGCCGGAATCGGCCGGAACCGGCACAATCGCCGTGCTAACATCAAAGTGGTAAGGAATATTATTACGAGTAATGCTGCGCAGCGGAGCCGGAATTTCGCCTAGTAAAATGTGCGATAAAAACGAGGCATAACTAAGCGGATTGGCCTGCGCCCCAACAAGCATATTACGGTAAAGGCGGTAAAGCCTTGCTTCTTCCTCCGCCGGTGTTTCTACCTCGTACATAAAGTAAACCTCTATGCCGGCACGTATGGCGCGGGCTAAAGTGAAGGCAAAGTTGCCGCGCACTAGGGGCGAGGCATGGTTTTGTAAGGCCTCTGTATAAAGGCGGTAAATCCCTCTAAAATTACGCGCCTGCACCAGCTGAGATAACAGCCCGTTTAAAAAAACATCGTAAAAATTAGGGTTATGCCATAAAGGGGCAAAATTGATAAGTTCATCAATGACTAAATTAAGGTTAGTCGTATTAACGGTACGATTAGCCTCAAAACGGTTACGCAAGGCAACATCACGCTGCTGGTTACTTTGGCCAAAGTTAAAGGCCTCGCTAAAATGTAAATGGGCGGCAAAGTGATTACCGGCTTGCCTTTCGATTAACCCTAAAGTTAAATAAGCTTGATAGAGCGCCGCTTCGCTACTCAAGTTAGGTGTTAAGCCGGTAAGCAGCTGCCTAGCCCGGGCCAAATTACCGGAGCGGGCGCTAAGGCGGCTATAATTTTGTAAAATGGCCGGAAAACGATTAACTAAAACATCATTACCCTCTATAAAGTTAGATAAAGCTACAAACGAAGCCGCCGTATTATCGGCCGTAGCCGCGATAACCCGGTAAGCCTCGATATGAGGCCACTCACCTATATCCTCGATAAGCTGTAACGTTTGTATAGTTGCCGCCGTAGGGATAAAGTTAAAAAAGAAGTTATCGATACTTTGCGGCGCTAAATCCAGCATAGCGGCATTAAGAGCGCTAAGCCGGGCGTGGTTAAACTCGATAGGCCATAGAGTAAAACTGCTATGCGGTATAGCATTTAAGGCCTGCAAACTTTGTTGGTAGTTACCTTCGCTATGGTAAAGCGCCGCTTGTAAAAAGAGTAAAGGCACACTGGCGTTATCTACCCATAATAGCTGGCTTAAGTTATTAATGAGCAGGCTTTGCTCATCATTGGGCGGTAAATCGTTACTTATAACTAGCTGGGCGTAACGTAAAGCGGCCCATTCTCTAAAAGCATTACCCTCTGTTATTTGGCTGGCCAATAAGCGTAAAGTTAAGTTAAGTTTACCTTCATGCTCGCTTATATAACTGTAGTAATAAGCCGCTCCCAAAGCATGACCATGCAGCATTGCCACTATATCGTCATCGTGGGTATTAATAAAAGAATACCCCGAACGTATAGCAAAGGTAAGGGTGGCTCTATCGCTTAGAGTAAGGCTAGGTATATCGGCGGGGGGCGGTACATCATCGGTACAGGCTATTAGCGAAAGAAAGAGTAAAGCTATTATTTTGTTTTTAAGCATAAGCTTATTATGACTAAAAAAAGCATTTTGGTCAATATCTTAATAGGCATATAAGTACCTATAGTTAGGGTAAAACTTAGTTACACAAGGTAATAGTTATGACGATGCCCTTATTATAGCGCACATAGTGTTTTATTTTTTAATAATACGGAAAGCTTGTTCTTGTAAGTGAAAGGTTATCTTGAGGTTGTAAAGTAATAAGAATTCGGTTATCAAGCGGCTCTACTTCTAAATTCTTCAAAGGCATTCGCATAAGAGGATTATTATCTATAACACCTACATATTCTATTTTATACGTTGTCGTATCGTTATTATCTATATAGATAGATAATAAATTATTATTATAAATAATTTGAAAAGCGCCTGTTACTGCACCATAAATATCATCTTTACTCAAATCTTCTTGTTGGCAATCCAATTTTAACATTACCCTATCATTAAATTTTAAAGTTACACTATGCTCTTTATTATTCAATAACTGAAAATTAAATCTACTCAAAGTAACAGAAATGTTACCTAAGCAAATACTCATACCGTTATGAACGGTTACTCCTCCACCAGCGCCCGGTGTTAAATAAGCAGCTAACCCGTTTCTATAACTCTTACTCGTACAGCTCATTACTCACCTTTTTTTCGGCACAAGTACTCAATTTCATCAGCTCTATTCATTTGCTCAATTAACTGGTTACTAACGTCTACAAATTTCTCGGCATAAATACCTATATCTTTTTTTATGTCTACAGCTTTAATAAAACCAGCTTCTTCTTCTAAGGAATAAATATATAAATCTTCCTCATTAAGATAAAGGCTTAGTTCTTCTTTGTATTTTTCGTATTTACTACCTAAAACATTCCTAACTTTTGCATATTTTAAAAATAAATTAAATAAATTTAAAATATAAGAGCTATGGGTGCTTATATATATACGTAAAGGTGTTTTTTTTGTTTGATATTCTAAAAATACAGTTACAAAGGCCTTTAAAAGCTCTACGCTACCGCTGGGATAAAGATAATTACCTAATTCTTCTATTAAGCTTATAAAAAAATTATAATCTCGTTGCTCATTCTCTAAATTTCTAATTAAATTATTCAATAAAACAATAATAGACAAATTATCTCGCTGTCCAGAAGAAGCTTGTGTGATTAACATCTCCTTATCTTTAAATGTTTTAATAATAACTTTATTATTCTCGTTTACTCTATAACTCTTCACTTTAAGCTCTGTAGCTAGCTTTTCTAACAAAGAAGAAATCTTTACCTCTGAACGGTTGTTACTATCTATGCTAATAAATGAATTACTATTTTTTCCTCTTGCATTAAGGTTATCATAGTAGCTTTCGTGCTCACTTTCTAAAAATACACCTTTCTCTCTAATATCATTTTTTAAGTTAATAAATTTCCAAACCGATTTACAGCTAGAAACATCAAGCAGATACTGATAGCTTTCAAAATTTATAGACTTCTCTTCGGCAGCGCTAATTTTACTGCTCTTAATTTTAGCCTCAATACCATTAATAATTGATTTTAAATCGGCCTCTTTAAATAAAGAAGTAGTGGTAATTTTCTCTTCTTGACATTTTAATTCCCATCTAATTTCCTCAGTACCATTTTTTAAACAACTATAAGTAATGTCAAAATTTTTTTTATATACATCAGATGCTTCTTTAGAAGCCGGAAAAAATTTAATAAATTCTTGATGTAATAAATTATCAATACGTTCTTGTAGTTTCTTATTTAAATCTTTTTTACCAAAATGAATATAATCGGCTGTAGCACCTTCTATAGCAGGTTCAAATACACGAGGAAGAATATGAAAAAATGACAATAACTTAAATATAACTGTTTTCCCTACAGCATTACTACCCGTAAGGCAATTAAAACTACCAAAAGATATTTTTGTCTTTAGATTTAAAAAATTGTTAATAATTAACTCTTCTTTATAACTATCAATGAAGTCAAATTTTTGCTGACGTTCACTCATTTTTTTACAGCCCCTATTGTGTATTAGATGAGATTTAAAGTAGTCTACTTATTTAATATTATCACGAATTAAAGAATAAGGCAAGTTATTATTTATTTGGGGAGTTGATTTTGACCACTCCCCCGCTAAAATTGCCATTTGACTAACGGCCGGCTTTAAGCTATAATAGTTGCCACTATCAAAAGTAACTAGGAACAGCCGTTGGATAATTTGCGCATCGCCATTGTAGGTAAGCCTAACGTGGGTAAATCTACCCTCTTTAACCGTCTTTTAAAAAAACGTATCGCCATTACCGACCCTATAGCCGGCGTTACGCGCGATGCCATTAGCCGCAGCTTAACGCTTGGCGCAAACCAATTTGCTTTAGTAGATACCGGCGGTATCCATACCAGCGAAAGCCCGCTGGAAAGATTAGCCATTAAACAAAGCCTTAGCCAAATAGACAATGCTCACTTAATTTTACTGGTAACCGAAGCCACCGGCTTAACGGCCGATGACTATGAGCTTATCAATATCTTACGCGGTAAAAACTTAATTTTAGTGGTTAATAAATGTGATAGCCCCGAAAAAGAACTTTACGCCGCCGATTTTTATGCGCTGGGCTTTAAAACCATTTTTATTTCGGCCGAACATAATCGTAATATCCCGGCATTAATCAGCTTGATAGAACAAGCGGCTAACGATGATAAAGGGTTAAATAATGCCCCTGTCATTGTGAATGATAATAACGAATTAACCGCCGATAACACCATTAAAATAGCCATTGTGGGTAAGCCTAATGTAGGTAAATCTAGTTTAGCTAATGCTTTGTGCGGGCAAGATAACAGTATCGTTAGCAGTATTGCTCATACTACGCGCGATACCGTCAGTTCGGCCTTTACTTTTAACGGCCAAGATTTTGTTATTTTAGATACCGCCGGCCTGCGCCGGGCCGCTAAACTTAAAGAACGGCTGGAATATTTTGCCGTTAAACGTACCGAAGAGGCCATTGCCGCCTGCGATGTAGCTTTACTGGTGCTGGATAGCAGCGAAGAGCTGAGCGACCAAGAAAAAAAAATTGCCGATAAAATAGTAGAGCATAAAAAACCTTTTTTATTTGTGCTTAATAAATGGGATTTAACCAACCCGCCGGTGCAAGATGGCAGGATAATAACCGATAAATTATTAAAAGAAAAAATTGATAAATTTAGGTTTTTATTTCCGGTAACTAGCCATATTAAATTGGTAGCAGTTTCGGCTTTACAGCAGCTGGGGTTTAGCAGTTTGTTAAAAAATGTTGTGGCTTTAAATAACCAAAACAAACGGCAAATTAACGACCACGAGCTAACTAAAGCTATGCACGAATGGGTGCTGGAGCGTAAAGCCGCCCAACGCGGCAGCCGTAAAACCGATTTTAAAAGCTTAAGGCAGCTGGCTGTTAAGCCTCCTTTTTTTATTTTACGCGCACGCGGACAAGTGGACGACCATTATAGCCGTTATATAATTAAAAGAATACGCGACGAGTTTGGCTTTAGTAATGTAGCGATAGATTTAAAGATAGAGCAATTTTAGCGGGAGAGATAAAACAATATGAAAAAAATCTTTTTTCTTATTTTAGTTGTATTAGCAAGTAGTAGCTTTGGCCAAAGCCTAGAGCACATTAGCGAACGCTTATTTTTGCAGCGCTCCGGCTTTATCGAAAATTACGAAATTAGGCAGCAGCTGCGGCATGTAATAGAAGCTACCAGCTTTGAAGCCGTTGATATGCCGGCCCGCCTTTATCGTCAGGCTACATCGGGCACCAATGTCGAACTTTCGGTTAGGCGCGAAAGCGAAAGTTTTAACGTTATTTTTGCCAACCAGCTTTTTAGCGAACTGGCCACCGGTTTTAGGGCTTATAACCGCGGGAATTATGTTTTTCGTAAACATATTACCACCGGCCGCCTCGAAAATATTCGCATCTTTTTACAAAGCGGGGCCGGGAGCTTTATCGATGTAAGGCCCGGTACAGATGGCCGCTCGGTGATGGACGTTTTTTTATTTAACACCCCTATTTACCGGAATATTCCCGTACCTTTAGGCATAAATGTGGTGGCTTTAAGCCCTTTTGCCCGTTTAATAGCGGTAACTAATAATAATATAGATTGGCGGGCTATCATTAATGATGGCGGCAACGCCGAGCAAATGCGGGTGGCCGCTATGTCGGCGGCTATCCGTCCTTTTTTAGCCGAACTGGCGGCACGCGATACCGAAGATGGGGCGCAAAATAGCGCTGGTAATTTTATTTTTATTAACGATGGGGCCTTACAAAGCAGCCGGGCCGGTGGGTTAGATGGCTTTAACTGTTCGGGCTTTGTAAAGTGGGTAGCCGATGGCCTTATCCTTCCTCTTACCGGCCGTTTGCTCGACCCCGAAATTTTAAAAATTCAGCCGCCTATTAGCGAACGCGCCTTTTCGCCGGCTTTAAATTTTCCCGAACGCGACCCTTTTTTTGGCCTAGACTGGACACGTAATTTAGCCCACGAAATTAGACG is drawn from Spirochaetaceae bacterium and contains these coding sequences:
- a CDS encoding ATP-binding protein; translated protein: MSERQQKFDFIDSYKEELIINNFLNLKTKISFGSFNCLTGSNAVGKTVIFKLLSFFHILPRVFEPAIEGATADYIHFGKKDLNKKLQERIDNLLHQEFIKFFPASKEASDVYKKNFDITYSCLKNGTEEIRWELKCQEEKITTTSLFKEADLKSIINGIEAKIKSSKISAAEEKSINFESYQYLLDVSSCKSVWKFINLKNDIREKGVFLESEHESYYDNLNARGKNSNSFISIDSNNRSEVKISSLLEKLATELKVKSYRVNENNKVIIKTFKDKEMLITQASSGQRDNLSIIVLLNNLIRNLENEQRDYNFFISLIEELGNYLYPSGSVELLKAFVTVFLEYQTKKTPLRIYISTHSSYILNLFNLFLKYAKVRNVLGSKYEKYKEELSLYLNEEDLYIYSLEEEAGFIKAVDIKKDIGIYAEKFVDVSNQLIEQMNRADEIEYLCRKKGE
- the der gene encoding ribosome biogenesis GTPase Der encodes the protein MDNLRIAIVGKPNVGKSTLFNRLLKKRIAITDPIAGVTRDAISRSLTLGANQFALVDTGGIHTSESPLERLAIKQSLSQIDNAHLILLVTEATGLTADDYELINILRGKNLILVVNKCDSPEKELYAADFYALGFKTIFISAEHNRNIPALISLIEQAANDDKGLNNAPVIVNDNNELTADNTIKIAIVGKPNVGKSSLANALCGQDNSIVSSIAHTTRDTVSSAFTFNGQDFVILDTAGLRRAAKLKERLEYFAVKRTEEAIAACDVALLVLDSSEELSDQEKKIADKIVEHKKPFLFVLNKWDLTNPPVQDGRIITDKLLKEKIDKFRFLFPVTSHIKLVAVSALQQLGFSSLLKNVVALNNQNKRQINDHELTKAMHEWVLERKAAQRGSRKTDFKSLRQLAVKPPFFILRARGQVDDHYSRYIIKRIRDEFGFSNVAIDLKIEQF
- a CDS encoding lytic transglycosylase domain-containing protein, whose translation is MLKNKIIALLFLSLIACTDDVPPPADIPSLTLSDRATLTFAIRSGYSFINTHDDDIVAMLHGHALGAAYYYSYISEHEGKLNLTLRLLASQITEGNAFREWAALRYAQLVISNDLPPNDEQSLLINNLSQLLWVDNASVPLLFLQAALYHSEGNYQQSLQALNAIPHSSFTLWPIEFNHARLSALNAAMLDLAPQSIDNFFFNFIPTAATIQTLQLIEDIGEWPHIEAYRVIAATADNTAASFVALSNFIEGNDVLVNRFPAILQNYSRLSARSGNLARARQLLTGLTPNLSSEAALYQAYLTLGLIERQAGNHFAAHLHFSEAFNFGQSNQQRDVALRNRFEANRTVNTTNLNLVIDELINFAPLWHNPNFYDVFLNGLLSQLVQARNFRGIYRLYTEALQNHASPLVRGNFAFTLARAIRAGIEVYFMYEVETPAEEEARLYRLYRNMLVGAQANPLSYASFLSHILLGEIPAPLRSITRNNIPYHFDVSTAIVPVPADSGRLSREIFARNAHGPLPISLDLYALGFFYYDLNLRGDIGAAVTSRFNARRDSLTTDGLRITALALYEQEQFLAAINAMTRARLRADFIPNFTDYTILYPRVYFDEMLYATTEAGVDIDIMFGLVRQESGFMHEIRSHAGAIGLAQLMTGTAGDMNHLVRITNPDLTDPLTNLRFGAAYFNWLEPRLDGEGLWRILLGYNAGPTRIRTWLRGFTDLPPELAVEAVPFNESRSYVKFVLTHALIFNYLYGDQDLLRIVQLVFPGLEY